The DNA sequence GATGTCAGTTGATGTCAGGTTTCGCGTTACGACGGGGTCATACCCGCCCGGGTGCCACGGACCACACTTGCTCAGTCGAGCCAGCGTCATAACAACGCCGGTGGCGGCCCCGTAGCGTGAAACGGCCTCTAAAGCGTAGGCGCTGCACGTTGGTTCAAAACGGCAGGACGACCCCATCTTAAGCGGGGACAGATAGTTTTGGTAGAAACGCACTGCCGCTGCCAGCCCTCGGGCGACGAATCCCCGCGGAGTGGGCAGGCCGTCATCCATGGCTTACTCCCAGTTTTCGCAGTGCGGTGTCCAGGTCGCGGTCGAGCTCGCTTGTCGACGCCGTCCCTGCCGCAGGCAGGGCACGAATCACCAGGTCAGTGGGGATTGCGAGGGAGTCAAAGCGTCCCGCACAGATATGTCGAAGCCGTCGGGTGGTGCGGTGACGGATCACCGCGTTCCCAACGGCTTTAGAGACAATGAACCCGACGCGGGGGCCGCCCTGGAGGGCGACATCCGCGTCGGGCATGCTGGAGCGATCCACGAGGTGGACCACCACGGTGCGGGTTCCTGCGCGACGTCCACGCTTCATCGTCCGACTAAAATCGGACGGTGATGTGAATTTATGCTGCTGAGGAAGCACCGGGGTGTG is a window from the Corynebacterium testudinoris genome containing:
- the yidD gene encoding membrane protein insertion efficiency factor YidD, whose amino-acid sequence is MDDGLPTPRGFVARGLAAAVRFYQNYLSPLKMGSSCRFEPTCSAYALEAVSRYGAATGVVMTLARLSKCGPWHPGGYDPVVTRNLTSTDIKEF
- the rnpA gene encoding ribonuclease P protein component, giving the protein MLPQQHKFTSPSDFSRTMKRGRRAGTRTVVVHLVDRSSMPDADVALQGGPRVGFIVSKAVGNAVIRHRTTRRLRHICAGRFDSLAIPTDLVIRALPAAGTASTSELDRDLDTALRKLGVSHG